From Dermochelys coriacea isolate rDerCor1 chromosome 9, rDerCor1.pri.v4, whole genome shotgun sequence, one genomic window encodes:
- the C1GALT1C1 gene encoding C1GALT1-specific chaperone 1, whose product MISESSSFVKGMMLGGLFCVFVTLVGHIKMGHGTKMHHHEHHHIQAPNKEDVSNLSEGERMELSHSIRVYCIILVKPKDLGNWAAVKETWSKHCDKAEFYSSESVKVFDSIVLNTNDMWVMMRKAYKLAYERYKDEYNWFFLAHPTTFAVIENLKYFLFKKDASQPFYIGHTVKSGELEYVDGDGGIVLSIESLKRLSQVFEDSDKCPEQGGLIWKLSEDKQLAVCLKYTGVLAENAEDSEGKDVFNTKSVGSLIKEAMANHPQKVVEGCCSDMAITFNGLAPNHMHVMMYGVYRLRAYGHNFKDALVFLPPAGSEND is encoded by the coding sequence ATGATTTCCGAAAGCAGTTCTTTTGTGAAAGGTATGATGTTAGGAGGACTCTTCTGTGTGTTTGTTACACTCGTAGGACATATTAAGATGGGCCATGGGACTAAAATGCATCACCATGAGCATCATCATATTCAAGCACCTAACAAGGAAGATGTCTCAAATCTGTCAGAAGGTGAGCGCATGGAGCTCAGCCATAGTATCCGTGTTTATTGTATCATCCTTGTAAAACCTAAAGATCTTGGAAATTGGGCTGCTGTGAAAGAAACATGGAGCAAACACTGTGACAAGGCAGAATTCTACAGTTCTGAAAGCGTTAAGGTGTTTGATTCTATTGTTCTCAATACAAATGACATGTGGGTGATGATGAGAAAAGCTTATAAATTAGCATATGAACGCTATAAAGATGAGTACAACTGGTTCTTTCTAGCACATCCAACTACATTTGCTGTTATAGAAAATCTCAAatatttcttgtttaaaaaagacGCATCGCAGCCTTTTTATATAGGTCATACTGTAAAATCAGGAGAGCTTGAGTATGTAGATGGTGATGGAGGAATTGTCTTAAGTATAGAGTCCCTAAAAAGACTCTCTCAAGTTTTTGAAGACTCTGATAAGTGTCCAGAACAGGGAGGCTTGATCTGGAAACTCTCTGAGGATAAACAACTAGCAGTCTGCCTGAAATATACTGGAGTATTAGCTGAAAATGCAGAAGATTCTGAAGGAAAAGATGTCTTTAACACCAAATCAGTTGGTTCTCTTATTAAAGAAGCAATGGCTAATCACCCTCAAAAAGTAGTAGAGGGATGCTGTTCTGACATGGCCATCACTTTCAATGGACTAGCTCCTAACCACATGCATGTAATGATGTATGGTGTTTATAGGCTCAGAGCATATGGGCACAATTTCAAAGATGCTCTGGTTTTCTTACCTCCCGCAGGTTCAGAGAATGACTGA